From one Budorcas taxicolor isolate Tak-1 chromosome 21, Takin1.1, whole genome shotgun sequence genomic stretch:
- the LYSMD4 gene encoding lysM and putative peptidoglycan-binding domain-containing protein 4, whose amino-acid sequence MRQKEVITKTFQGPAVVCRTPTSHVYMFENGVDDSEDSSEEESHRVALRPRGKEGQKKGAHHSHRPGAGDVVLLQRELAQGDSLNKLALQYGCKVADIKKVNNFIREQDFYALKSIKIPVKNHGILTETHKELRPLLNSSSETRVTFEEQPDPDRAAVNASASSSSLMDFFKGIDQNIEHAVQSEIFLSESYSIETSSQPLLPAPPKIPTYGADCGIQWWNAVFIMLLIGVVLPVFYLVYFKIQATSETPSILNTTAIPNGSMAGSAVPGQAPRLAIPMPTIPSSDSQFSQTTHGGN is encoded by the exons ATGAGGCAGAAGGAGGTGATAACCAAGACCTTCCAAGGCCCAGCTGTGGTCTGTAGGACTCCCACGAGCCACGTTTACATGTTTGAGAATGGTGTTGACGACTCCGAGGACTCCTCTGAGGAAGAGTCCCACCGAGTGGCCCTGCGGCCCCGGGGCAAGGAGGGCCAGAAGAAGGGTGCCCACCACTCTCACCGGCCAGGAGCAGGGGACGTGGTGCTGCTGCAGCGGGAGCTGGCCCAGGGGGACAGCCTCAACAAGCTTGCTCTTCAGTATGGCTGCAAA GTTGCTGATATCAAGAAAGTCAACAACTTCATCAGAGAACAAGACTTCTATGCTTTAAAATCTATTAAGATTCCAGTGAAAAACCATGGCATCCTAACAGAGACCCACAAAGAACTTAGACCCCTCCTGAACTCATCCTCAGAGACCAGAGTGACCTTCGAGGAACAGCCAGACCCAGACAGAGCAGCTGTCAATGCCAGCGCCTCATCTAGCTCACTGATGGATTTCTTTAAGGGCATTGATCAGAATATTGAACATGCAGTTCAGTCAGAAATCTTTTTGAGTGAAAGTTACTCCATAGAGACCTccagtcagccactgcttcctgCTCCTCCAAAGATACCGACATATGGTGCAGACTGTGGAATTCAGTGGTGGAATGCTGTTTTTATCATGCTTCTAATTGGAGTTGTTTTACCAGTGttttatttggtttattttaaaatacaagctACTAGTGAGACCCCTAGTATCTTGAATACAACTGCTATTCCTAATGGCTCCATGGCAGGGAGTGCAGTTCCAGGGCAAGCCCCCAGATTAGCAATTCCAATGCCAACCATCCCCTCTTCAGACAGCCAGTTCAGTCAGACCACCCATGGGGGGAACTAG